From a region of the Panicum virgatum strain AP13 chromosome 2K, P.virgatum_v5, whole genome shotgun sequence genome:
- the LOC120679143 gene encoding dihydrolipoyllysine-residue acetyltransferase component 4 of pyruvate dehydrogenase complex, chloroplastic-like yields the protein MASLASPSLSLHTVPGRARLGLAAAAGVPRPRRRTVAVVRAKVREIFMPALSSTMTEGKIVSWTAAEGDRVAKGDPVVVVESDKADMDVETFHDGIVAAVLVPAGGTAPVGAPIALLAESEEEVALARARAQSLSQGQSQEQPPPHAAAAAAATPAPPPPATKGVATPYAKKLAKQHRVDIAAVVGTGPHGRVTEADVEAAAGIKPKPKVTPPPLPAAAVPPATPMASGAVLPPLPGGRVVPFTTMQAAVSRNMVESLSVPTFRVGYSMITDKLDALYEKVKSKGVTKTVLLVKAAAMALTQHPVVNASCRDGKSFSYSTNVNIGVAVALEGGLLTPVLEDADKLDIYLLAQKWRVLLKKARTKQLQPNEYNSGTFTLSNLGMFGVDRFDAILPAGQGAIMAVGASKPTVVADKDGFFSIKSEMLVNVTADHRIIYSADLAAFLQTFAKIVEDPACLTL from the exons ATGGCGTCACTGgcttccccctccctctccctccacaCTGTCCCGGGGCGGGCGCGCCTTGGCCTTGCTGCTGCCGCGGGGgtgccgcgcccgcggcggaggaCGGTGGCTGTGGTGCGGGCGAAGGTGCGGGAGATATTCATGCCGGCGCTGAGCTCGACGATGACGGAGGGGAAGATCGTCTCCTGGACCGCCGCCGAGGGGGACCGCGTCGCCAAGGGCGACCCCGTGGTGGTCGTCGAGTCCGACAAGGCCGACATGGACGTGGAGACGTTCCACGACGGCATCGTCGCAGCCGTCCTCGTCCCGGCCGGCGGGACCGCGCCCGTGGGCGCCCCCATCGCCCTCCTCGCCGAGTCCGAGGAGGAGGTCGCTctggcgcgggcgcgcgccCAGTCCCTCTCCCAGGGACAGAGCCAGGAACAGCCCCCtccccatgccgccgccgccgccgccgccaccccggcgccacctcctccagcgACAAAAGGCGTTGCGACGCCTTATGCCAAGAAGCTCGCGAAGCAGCACAGGGTGGACATCGCCGCGGTTGTCGGCACGGGGCCACACGGGCGCGTCACGGAGGCTGACGTTGAGGCAGCTGCTGGCATCAAGCCGAAGCCAAAGGTCACTCCACCTCCACTCCCTGCCGCCGCTGTTCCCCCTGCTACTCCGATGGCCTCGGGTGCAGTGCTGCCACCACTGCCCGGTGGCAGGGTGGTGCCGTTCACAACAATGCAGGCGGCGGTGAGCAGGAACATGGTGGAGAGCTTGTCAGTGCCAACATTCCGGGTTGGCTACTCTATGATCACTGATAAGCTCGACGCACTCTATGAAAAG GTCAAGTCGAAGGGGGTTACAAAGACAGTGCTGCTGGTGAAGGCAGCAGCCATGGCCCTAACCCAGCACCCTGTTGTAAATGCTAGCTGCAGAGATGGAAAGAGCTTCAGCTACAGCACTAATGTGAACATTGGAGTGGCTGTTGCACTCGAGGGTGGTCTTCTTACGCCTGTCCTGGAGGATGCTGATAAG TTGGATATATATCTGCTTGCACAAAAGTGGAGAGTTCTGCTCAAGAAGGCACGCACCAAGCAGCTACAACCAAATGAATACAACTCAG GGACGTTTACGCTGTCCAATTTGGGTATGTTTGGGGTGGATAGATTTGATGCAATCCTTCCAGCTGGTCAG GGAGCTATCATGGCTGTTGGAGCATCAAAACCTACTGTGGTGGCTGATAAGGACGGTTTCTTCAGTATCAAGAGTGAAATGCTG